The genome window CAAAGTTTTATCTGAACTATATGGGATAGAAAGTTAGGCAGGGACGATATTACAGAAATCCTATGCGGGAGTTTTATCTGAACTATATGGGATAGAAAGTTATGGAGCCTGTTAAGAAGATTTTAAGCTTCATGTTTTATCTGAACTATATGGGATAGAAAGTTATGGAGCCTGTTAAGAAGATTTTAAGCTTCATGTTTTATCTGAACTATATGGGATAGAAAGTACAGACAGTTGTCTTATTGGGCTGAAAAAGACTTCTTGTTTTATCTGAACTATATGGGATAGAAAGTTCTTTCTTCTCTACGAGATGCCATAGGAAAGGAAGGGTTTTATCTGAACTATATGGGATAGAAAGCTTCAAAATTGGGAGGAAATGGAAATGGACAGATATAGTTTTATCTGAACTATATGGGATAGAAAGTTTTCTAATAATGGGCAACTTGCTCTTATCCCAAATGGGCTTTTGTATATAGTGTCGTCATCAGAAGTGTCATAAGGGGAATTCCAAGCATAGTTTTATCTGAACTATATGGGATAGAAATTAGGTATGATGTATTTGAGAATTTGAAATTCTGTTTGAATAACATTGAAAAATTAAAAAGGGAAAAAGTTCTCTCCCAAAAAGAGTAATTTAAATTCCTGTTCTATTTTTTTCTTCAGGTTGTTCCTGTAGCAAAGAAACATGTTTTCTACCGGCAAAGCCTTCTGATACTTTATGCCAGTATTCTATTTTATCCTCCCCTTCCTGCCAGCAAAGATATATTTCTTCTCCTTTGTATAAAGCAGGAAAATCAACTAAGAACGGGTCTATTCCTTTAACAACTGCCCCGAAACTTTCTATTATTTCTATAAGTTCATTAATCTCTTCATTGGCTTCATTTATTTCAGTCTTGAGGAACATTATTTCCAGTTCGTCATTGTTTCCTTCCAGTTCCTCTTCATAGCTATCTATACTTTTGTATAATTTTTCTCTTTTTTCTTTAATCTCATCTACAAGCAGTTTTATCTGAGGCAAAATGCTATTTGCTTCTTTAACTGTAAAGTATCTCATAATTACCTCCTTTTATAACAAATTATATAGAAAAATAAAAATTTGGCAAATTTCCCACTTCACAAAGATTATGAGCAATAACACAAAAATATTGAAAATTTTCAACTATTATATATTTTATACTTAGAAAATTTGATAATACTGTTATCAAATTAGGAGGTTTTAAAGATGATACAGGTAAGAGTTAGAAATATAGGATTAGATGCTTTGACAGGCGCTCCTATAGTAATGCTTGAGAATATAGAAAATACAGATGAGATATATCCTATCTGGATTGGTGTATCTGAAGCTGAAGGAATTATTATCAAACAAAGTGGTGTTGAAACTCCAAGACCATTAACCTATGACCTCATGAAAAATATAATTGAGACATTAGGTGGTCAGGTTAAGTATGTGGCTGTAGTAGATAAGAAAGACAATGCATACATTGCCGAAATTGTGATTGATAAAGATGGAGAAGAACTCCATATTGACGCAAGACCAAGCGATGCCATTAATATTGCTTTGAGATTTGATGCACCTATATATCTGGAAGAAAATGTGGTTCAAAAAGTAAGTCTTAAAGAAATTCAAGAAGCCATCCAAAAAGCTGAAGCAAAAGAAAAAGCTGAAACTGAAAAAGAAGCTCAGGAAGTTAAAGAAACCGTAACAGAGGTTGTAGAAGAGCCTGAGGTTGATGAGGAGTTAGAGCAATTCAGAAAAATGTTAGAGAATATCAAACCTGAGGATTTTGCAATAAAACCTGAAGATAAAAAAGATAAAAACTAATGATAAAAGGGGCTTAAAGCCCCCCTTTTTATACTAATCCATACTCAACAAGTAATTCAGCAATCTGAACTGCATTTGTGGCAGCACCTTTTCTAAGATTATCAGCAACTACCCACATTGAAAGACCGTTATCAAAAGCAAGGTCTTTTCTAATTCTACCGACAAAAACTTCGTCTTTGCCTGCCACTTCTATTGGCATTGGATACATATTGTTTTTAGGGTCATCCTCAACTATCACCCCCGGTGCATTTTTCAGAAGTTCTCTTGCCTCTTCAGGAGTTATAGGTTCTTCTGTTTCTATTGTTACGGCCTCACTATGACCATAAAAAACAGGAACTCTGGCACAGGTTGCAGAAACTTTTATATCCGGGGCATGCATTATTTTTCTTGTTTCATTGAACATTTTCATCTCTTCTTTTGTGTAGTCATTGTCTAAAAATACATCTATATGTGGGATAACATTAAAGGCTATATGGTTTGGTAGAGCCTCTGGGTAATAAAACTTACCTTCAAAGTATGCTCTTGTTTCTTCTTCTAAATCCTTTATTGCTGTAGCTCCTGCACCTGATACAGCCTGATATGTGGCAACTATAACCCTTTTTATTTTTTTAGCTCTATGTATCGGATTAAGGGCTACAACCATCTGTATTGTTGAGCAGTTTGGATTTGCGATTATTCCTTTGTGCCATTTGACATCTTCAGGATTTACCTCAGGAACCACCAGTGGAACATCATCATCCATTCTAAAAGCCGAGCTGTTATCTATAACAACAGCCCCTTTTTCTACAGCAATTGGAGCCCATTGTTTACTTCTTGAACCACCTGCAGAAAAAAGGGCTATATCTATACCTTCAAATGCTTCAGGTGTTACCGGCTCAACTTTATATTTAAGTCCCATATATTCCAGTTCTTTGCCTGCTGACCTTTCTGATGCAAGAAGTCTAATCTCATCAACCGGAAAGTTTCTTTCTTCTAACACTCTCAGCATTGTTTGTCCAACTGCACCTGTCGCTCCAAGTATAGCAATGTTATAATTTTTCATATATTCCTCCTGAAATTGATTTGACAAAAATATTTTACAATAAAGAGGGTTTTTAAATGGAAAAAAAGAAGAAAAATCCCTTTACGGTTATAGTCATTTTAACCGGTTTAATGTTCCTTCCATTTTTGGCTTTTTTATTTGATAGATTTTTACTAAAAATGGACAATTCCTTACTGTTTATGGCTGAAATAGGAATAGTTTCTATGGGATTAGCCTCAGGATTTTTGATTTATTACTTTTTCTTTAGAAATTAAACGGCAAAGGAGGGAAAATGAAAAAAAGAGCCCTTATATCTGTATCAGACAAAAGAGGTGTTGTGGATTTTGCAAAGGCACTTGTTGAGCTTGATTATGAGATAATTTCCTCATCTGGAACAGCAAGGGTTTTAAAGGAAAACGGCATTCCTGTGATTGAAGTTTCTGAAATAACAGGATTTCCAGAAATAATGGGTGGAAGGGTAAAAACACTACATCCTAAAATCCATGGAGGGCTTCTTGCAGTCAGAGATAACCCTGAATATATGAAACAGCTTAAGGAGCAGGGTATAGAGCCTATAGATATTGTTGCTATAAACCTTTATCCATTTGAGGAAACTGTCAAAAAAGGTGCAGACCTTGATGAAATAATTGAGAACATAGATATTGGTGGTCCTGCAATGGTCAGGGCTTCAGCAAAAAATCATAAATTTGTAACAATCATAGTTGACCCTGATGATTATGATTTTGTTATAAGTGAACTTAGAGAAAAAGGGGAAACAACCTTAGAAACCAGAAGAAGATTTGCCCTTAAAGCTTTTAGGCATACTGCATTTTACGACAGTGTAATCTCAGCAGTCCTGAATGAAAAGTTTGATATAAATGAAAAATTTCCTTATGAGCTTTCTATTCCTGTAAGAAAAAGAGCAACCCTTAGATACGGAGAAAATCCTCATCAGGAAGGGGCTATCTATATATCACCTGTTGAGTATAAAGGTCTTTCTATTGCCGAAAGTGAGGTTTTACATGGAAAAGAAATGTCCTACAACAACTTCCTTGATGTTGAAGCTGCTGTAAATCTGGTTAAAGAGTTTGACACAACTGCCTGTGTGATTGTTAAGCATAACAATCCCTGTGGCGTTGCTGTTAGACCAGCCCAGCTTGAAGCCTATAAAGAAGCCCTTGCAAGAGACCCAAAATCTGCCTTTGGTGGAATAGTAGCTTTCAACGAACCTGTAAAGCTGGAAACAGCAAAGGCTCTAACAGAAATATTCTTGGAGGTTATTATTGCACCTGATTTTGAAAAGGACGCTTTTGAGTATCTAACCCAGAAAAAGAAAAATCTAAGACTGGTAAAGGTTAAAAATTTTGATAAAAATCCAGAAGGTCTGGAATACAGAAGAATAAGCGGCGGTCTTCTTGTTCAGGATAGGGATTTAAGACTGTATGAAAGATGGGAAGTGGTAACAAAAAGACAACCAACCCCTGAAGAAGTTGAAGACCTGCTTTTTGCATGGAAAGTTGTAAAACATGTTAAGTCAAATTCTGTTGTGATAGCCAAGGATAAAGCCTCTGTTGGAATTGGCCCCGGACAGACCTCAAGGGTTGATAGTCTTGAAACAGCAGTTAAAAAGGCAAAAGAATTTGGATTTTCAACTGAAGGGGCTGTTCTTGCTTCTGAGGCATTCTTCCCTTTCAGAGACAGTGTTGATGAAGCAGCAAAACACGGAATAAAGGCTATAATCCAGCCTGGTGGTTCAATTAGAGACCCTGAAGTTATAGAAGCTGCAGATGAACACGGAATAGCTATGGTATTTACAGGTATGAGACATTTCAAACATTAAATTGATTTAGGTTAAGGATTTATAATTTTTTAAATTTTATATTTATTGGGTAAGTATATACTAACCAAAAGGGGTTTTGTTATGAAGAAATTATTTTTTATGGGGATTGGTTTATCTGTGATGGTTTTGCTGTTCTCATGTGGAACAGCAGCTAAAAAAACTGAGCAGGCTGCACAAAAACCTGCAACAAAAACCATCAAGATAAAAAAAGAATGCCAGAACTATGTTACTAAAATGGAAAAATGTCTTCAGAATGCAAAAGGCAAAAACTACAGTGAAATCTGGAAAACATGTGAAGGAACTACCATGTGGGACTTATTGAAGGAGTATCAAGATAATGGTTTCTGTTTTGATGAGGATGAATGTAAACAAAAGGTTCTGGATGAAATAAATAAATGCAAAGAGGAGAGATTATATCTATTTAGAAGATTTTATAAAAAATAATCACTCCTCAGGAATTATCTTTGCATCATAATATATGTAATCTCGCTGGGAAGGAATTTCAAAATATACCTTTCCCAGTCTTTTCTCATCTTTATTTAATACTCCATCAAGATTTTTATCCAGATATCCATACCCAAATCTGTAAGGTCTGGTTTCTTTCTGGTATGTTCCTCTGGCAGTGGTTAGTTTTTCAACTTTTAAAAATCTTTTGACTAATTTTCCACAGCTGTAAAACTCAACAACACCATTGTCAAAACCTATAGTTGTTTCAATTGTCCTGCCGATTATATTTATCCTTTCTGGAGAAAATAATAATCTATATACCCAGAAAAGCCCAAAAGCCAGAATAAGTAGAATTACAAAAACTATTATTGCTTTCTTCATAATACCACCCTCATGTGCTGTGCAGCTGCTTTTGCCCTTTCTCTTGCTTCTTCTATAGTATTCCCTATGGCAAGGGCTACACCCATTCTTCTTTTTGGTCTGGTTGTTGGTTTTCCAAATATTCTTATTTTTGTGTCAGGAATAGAAAGAGCCTTTTCAAGTCCTTCATACACAGGTGCAACCCCCCAGTCTGATGCATGGAAGCAGTAAGAAGCTCCTGCAGGGACAACCATTTTAATGTCTATTGGTAGACCTAAAATAGCCCTTAAATGTATCTCAAATTCAGACATATTCTGGGAAATCATTGTGACCATTCCTGTATCATGTGGTCTTGGGGATATCTCATTAAACCAGACTTCATCCCCTTTAACAAACAGTTCGCAACCGAAGATGCCATAGCCTCCAAGGGCATCTGTGATTTTTTTGGCTATTTCTTTCGCTTTTTCTAAAGCGACAGGGCTCATAGGTTGTGGTTGCCAGCTTTCATGATAGTCTCCCTCAACCTGAATATGACCAATTGGTTCACAGAAAAGGGTTCCCTGATTTTTTGTTCTAACTGTAAGCAGTGTGATTTCAAAATCAAAATCTATAAACTCCTCAATAATTACCTCTCCACCTTTACCCCGTGCATTTTCCTGTGCATAATACCATGCTTTTTCTATTTGACTTTCTTCTTTTACTATACTCTGACCTTTCCCAGAGGAACTCATAACAGGTTTGACTACTGCCGGAAGCCCTATTTCTTTAATGGCTTTTTTATATGTATCAATATCTGAGGCAAATCTATACTGGGATGTTTTTAGTCCCACCTCTTCAGCAGCAAGTCTTCTGATGCCTATTCTGTTCATCGTGTAGTTTGTAGCTTTTGCAGAGGGAATAACTGTATATCCTTCTTTTTCCAGTTCAAGCAGTGTTAATGTGTCTATTGCTTCTATTTCAGGCACTATAAAATCTGGTTTTTCCCTGTAGACTATATTTTTTATCTGGTCACCATTTTTCATGTCTATCACATAGTATCTCTGGGCTACCTGCTGGGCAGGTGCATATTCATAACTATCAACGGCTATAACTTCTATTCCAAGTCTAAGGGCTTCTATGGCGAATTCTTTTCCCAGTTCTCCACTACCCAGTAAAAGAATTTTTGTTGCATTATGGGATAAAGGAGTTCCTATAATCATCTGTATCTCCTTGGTAGGTTATAATTTTTAAAAATTATATATCATAAATATAGGAGAAGTTTTTTGTCTGATATAAAAATCTTCTTAGGACTTTTAAAAAATTCTATAAGGGATTTACTGCCTATTATACTGGTTATAGCCTTTTTCCAGATTGTTATCATTCAGCAAGTTCCCGAAAATCTGTTTTCTATTGTGATAGGTCTTTCTATAGTCGCCTTTGGTCTGGCTGTGTTTATTCAGGGACTGGAAACAGGGATATTCCCTCTTGGAGAAAATCTTGCCAATGAGTTTGCCAGGAAAGGTTCTCTTTTCTGGCTTTTGCTGTTTGCATTTTTGATAGGATTTTCAACAACAATTGCTGAACCTGCACTTATTGCCATAGCTGATAAAGCTGCTGTAATATCAGGAGGGAAAATAGATGCCTTCTGGCTTAGATTTACAGTTGCTCTTTCTGTTGGATTTGCTATTTCCCTTGGGGTTTTAAGGATTATCTTAGGTCATCCTATCCACTGGTATATTATTGTAGGGTATATAATTGTTGTGCTTATAACCTTTTTTGCCCCTGCTGAGATAGTTGGTCTGGCTTATGATAGTGGGGGTGTTACAACTTCTACAGTTACAGTTCCTCTTGTTACAGCTCTGGGTATCGGACTTGCCTCAAGTATTAGGGGAAGAAATCCTGTAATAGATGGATTTGGTCTGATAGCATTTGCTTCACTTACCCCAATGATTTTTGTTCAGCTTTATGGTATTGCAGTTTATACATTCTCTTCACCGTCTAAAACAGTAGTTCAATCCCAGCTTCCTATAGAAAAAGTAACTTATTCTGAGCATGAACCCCATTGGATTACAGAAATTTTATTAGACCTGGCAGGTGTCATTAAGGATATAATCCCTATACTTGCTGTAATATTCTTTTTCCAGTTTTTTATAATAAAACGTCCTATTCCCCATCCTAAGAAGATAGGTATCGGAATAATCCTTGTTATTATTGGTCTTTATTCATTCATTGTAGGACTGGATATGGGTCTCTTTCCTCTGGGAGAAACTATGGCACTTCAACTTACCCAGATGAAAAATGTTTTCCTGATTTATCTTTTTGG of Persephonella sp. IF05-L8 contains these proteins:
- a CDS encoding DUF2203 domain-containing protein; protein product: MRYFTVKEANSILPQIKLLVDEIKEKREKLYKSIDSYEEELEGNNDELEIMFLKTEINEANEEINELIEIIESFGAVVKGIDPFLVDFPALYKGEEIYLCWQEGEDKIEYWHKVSEGFAGRKHVSLLQEQPEEKNRTGI
- a CDS encoding bifunctional nuclease family protein, which codes for MIQVRVRNIGLDALTGAPIVMLENIENTDEIYPIWIGVSEAEGIIIKQSGVETPRPLTYDLMKNIIETLGGQVKYVAVVDKKDNAYIAEIVIDKDGEELHIDARPSDAINIALRFDAPIYLEENVVQKVSLKEIQEAIQKAEAKEKAETEKEAQEVKETVTEVVEEPEVDEELEQFRKMLENIKPEDFAIKPEDKKDKN
- a CDS encoding aspartate-semialdehyde dehydrogenase, with the protein product MKNYNIAILGATGAVGQTMLRVLEERNFPVDEIRLLASERSAGKELEYMGLKYKVEPVTPEAFEGIDIALFSAGGSRSKQWAPIAVEKGAVVIDNSSAFRMDDDVPLVVPEVNPEDVKWHKGIIANPNCSTIQMVVALNPIHRAKKIKRVIVATYQAVSGAGATAIKDLEEETRAYFEGKFYYPEALPNHIAFNVIPHIDVFLDNDYTKEEMKMFNETRKIMHAPDIKVSATCARVPVFYGHSEAVTIETEEPITPEEARELLKNAPGVIVEDDPKNNMYPMPIEVAGKDEVFVGRIRKDLAFDNGLSMWVVADNLRKGAATNAVQIAELLVEYGLV
- the purH gene encoding bifunctional phosphoribosylaminoimidazolecarboxamide formyltransferase/IMP cyclohydrolase; protein product: MKKRALISVSDKRGVVDFAKALVELDYEIISSSGTARVLKENGIPVIEVSEITGFPEIMGGRVKTLHPKIHGGLLAVRDNPEYMKQLKEQGIEPIDIVAINLYPFEETVKKGADLDEIIENIDIGGPAMVRASAKNHKFVTIIVDPDDYDFVISELREKGETTLETRRRFALKAFRHTAFYDSVISAVLNEKFDINEKFPYELSIPVRKRATLRYGENPHQEGAIYISPVEYKGLSIAESEVLHGKEMSYNNFLDVEAAVNLVKEFDTTACVIVKHNNPCGVAVRPAQLEAYKEALARDPKSAFGGIVAFNEPVKLETAKALTEIFLEVIIAPDFEKDAFEYLTQKKKNLRLVKVKNFDKNPEGLEYRRISGGLLVQDRDLRLYERWEVVTKRQPTPEEVEDLLFAWKVVKHVKSNSVVIAKDKASVGIGPGQTSRVDSLETAVKKAKEFGFSTEGAVLASEAFFPFRDSVDEAAKHGIKAIIQPGGSIRDPEVIEAADEHGIAMVFTGMRHFKH
- the purT gene encoding formate-dependent phosphoribosylglycinamide formyltransferase, which encodes MIIGTPLSHNATKILLLGSGELGKEFAIEALRLGIEVIAVDSYEYAPAQQVAQRYYVIDMKNGDQIKNIVYREKPDFIVPEIEAIDTLTLLELEKEGYTVIPSAKATNYTMNRIGIRRLAAEEVGLKTSQYRFASDIDTYKKAIKEIGLPAVVKPVMSSSGKGQSIVKEESQIEKAWYYAQENARGKGGEVIIEEFIDFDFEITLLTVRTKNQGTLFCEPIGHIQVEGDYHESWQPQPMSPVALEKAKEIAKKITDALGGYGIFGCELFVKGDEVWFNEISPRPHDTGMVTMISQNMSEFEIHLRAILGLPIDIKMVVPAGASYCFHASDWGVAPVYEGLEKALSIPDTKIRIFGKPTTRPKRRMGVALAIGNTIEEARERAKAAAQHMRVVL
- a CDS encoding DUF1538 domain-containing protein → MSDIKIFLGLLKNSIRDLLPIILVIAFFQIVIIQQVPENLFSIVIGLSIVAFGLAVFIQGLETGIFPLGENLANEFARKGSLFWLLLFAFLIGFSTTIAEPALIAIADKAAVISGGKIDAFWLRFTVALSVGFAISLGVLRIILGHPIHWYIIVGYIIVVLITFFAPAEIVGLAYDSGGVTTSTVTVPLVTALGIGLASSIRGRNPVIDGFGLIAFASLTPMIFVQLYGIAVYTFSSPSKTVVQSQLPIEKVTYSEHEPHWITEILLDLAGVIKDIIPILAVIFFFQFFIIKRPIPHPKKIGIGIILVIIGLYSFIVGLDMGLFPLGETMALQLTQMKNVFLIYLFGFLIGFSTTMAEPALIAVALKAKEVSAGKINDFILRVFVALGVAIGIALGCYRIVHGDSIHYYIIAGYILVIIMTYFAPRYIIPIAYDSGGVTTSTVTVPLVAALGIGLATNIPGRDPLIDGFGLIAFASLFPMITVMGYGIFAEYLVKITKEGKK